The proteins below are encoded in one region of Amycolatopsis magusensis:
- a CDS encoding oxygenase MpaB family protein, whose product MAGLSRRKMLVSGGALGALGALGVAAPAHARSLLAWTWAPSGSVAGSGAGADPRWVWDEEADPLVASLLDRGDVPMVNALLWNWTRNDQPLPAGLPEDLRAFIEKARQLPSWADSKKLEVAAEFNKSRGLYLNLLNGVGGGMLSTAIPKEARSVYYSKGGADMEDRVAKTSILGFAVGALNAYRPGGSCIVEAVKTRLVHAAVRHLLPQSPQWTGDVPISQEDMLVTWHTLPTYAMRELLAWKVPMSGADREAYLHVWQVTAHLLGIRDEYIPATWAAANAQSEEILPRNMGPTPEGVELTDILLGQLAEQTSPASLSRPLCNALARYLAGDQVADWDGIEREPVWGPLISTAWPALVKFREGLIPLPLVPEAAWVLDEAVRKYILFYLTKGQETKIEIPTINRPQ is encoded by the coding sequence ATGGCGGGACTGAGCAGGCGCAAGATGCTGGTGTCCGGCGGGGCGCTGGGCGCGCTCGGCGCACTGGGCGTGGCCGCACCGGCGCACGCGCGTTCCCTGCTGGCGTGGACCTGGGCGCCCAGCGGTTCGGTCGCGGGTTCGGGGGCCGGTGCCGATCCGCGGTGGGTGTGGGACGAGGAGGCCGATCCGCTGGTCGCGTCCCTGCTCGACCGGGGTGACGTGCCCATGGTCAACGCCCTGCTGTGGAACTGGACCCGCAACGACCAGCCGCTGCCCGCCGGGTTGCCGGAGGACCTGCGGGCGTTCATCGAGAAGGCCCGGCAGCTGCCGTCGTGGGCCGATTCGAAGAAGCTGGAGGTCGCGGCGGAGTTCAACAAGTCGCGCGGGCTCTACCTCAACCTGCTCAACGGGGTCGGCGGCGGCATGCTGAGCACCGCGATCCCCAAGGAGGCCCGCTCGGTCTACTACTCCAAGGGCGGCGCGGACATGGAGGACCGCGTCGCCAAGACGAGCATCCTCGGGTTCGCCGTCGGGGCGCTGAACGCCTACCGGCCCGGCGGCTCCTGCATCGTCGAGGCGGTGAAGACGCGCCTGGTGCACGCGGCGGTGCGCCACCTGCTGCCGCAGTCCCCGCAGTGGACGGGGGACGTGCCGATCAGCCAGGAGGACATGCTGGTCACCTGGCACACCCTGCCGACCTACGCGATGCGCGAACTGCTCGCGTGGAAGGTCCCGATGAGCGGCGCGGATCGCGAGGCCTACCTGCACGTCTGGCAGGTGACCGCGCACCTGCTCGGCATCCGCGACGAGTACATCCCCGCCACCTGGGCCGCGGCGAACGCCCAGTCGGAGGAGATCCTGCCGCGCAACATGGGGCCGACACCCGAAGGCGTGGAGCTGACCGACATCCTGCTGGGACAACTGGCCGAGCAGACCAGTCCCGCCAGTCTCAGCAGGCCGTTGTGCAACGCGCTCGCCAGGTACCTGGCGGGGGATCAGGTGGCCGACTGGGACGGCATCGAACGCGAACCGGTGTGGGGCCCGCTGATCAGTACCGCCTGGCCCGCGCTGGTGAAGTTCCGCGAAGGCCTGATCCCGCTGCCGCTGGTGCCCGAAGCGGCGTGGGTGCTCGACGAGGCCGTGCGGAAGTACATCCTCTTCTACCTCACCAAGGGCCAGGAGACGAAGATCGAAATCCCGACGATCAACCGGCCGCAGTGA
- a CDS encoding oxygenase MpaB family protein → MDGLSRRDMLRAGGALGALGALGIAAPAQARSAWTWSPTGSVAGAGAGADPRWVWDEEADPLVASLLDRGDVPMVNNLLRTWTKNGQPLPAGLPADLRDFMERARQLPPWAEPGKLATAVDFNEKRGLYLGLLYGLASGMMSTVIPKEARAVYYSQGGADMKDRISKTAKLGYDIGARDAYQPGGEMVVTCVKTRLVHAAVRHLLPQSPHWPAVADEEIPISQRDMMVTWHSLPTTVMRKMTDWKIPIPQRESVAFLHSWQVSAHMLGIKDEYIPATWQEANSQADEVLDPILAPTPEGVKLADILLNLGATVDGGILSKPILGAVTRFMLGDQIAGWLDIDREPLWDSLLDVAWEPFIAVREGLLPLPLAPKAYWLFDEFLRKAALLFLSEAKPISIEIPDTNRPE, encoded by the coding sequence ATGGACGGACTGAGCAGGCGCGACATGTTGAGGGCCGGCGGGGCGCTGGGCGCGCTCGGCGCGCTGGGCATCGCGGCACCCGCGCAGGCCCGCTCGGCGTGGACGTGGTCACCCACCGGTTCGGTGGCCGGCGCCGGGGCCGGCGCCGATCCGCGGTGGGTGTGGGACGAGGAGGCCGATCCGCTGGTCGCGTCCCTGCTCGACCGGGGCGACGTGCCCATGGTCAACAACCTGCTGCGGACCTGGACCAAGAACGGCCAGCCGCTGCCCGCCGGGCTGCCCGCGGACCTGCGGGACTTCATGGAACGCGCGCGGCAGTTGCCCCCGTGGGCCGAGCCGGGCAAGCTGGCCACCGCGGTGGACTTCAACGAGAAGCGCGGGCTCTACCTCGGCCTGCTGTACGGCCTGGCCAGCGGCATGATGAGCACGGTCATCCCGAAGGAAGCCCGCGCGGTCTACTACTCGCAGGGCGGCGCGGACATGAAGGACCGCATCTCCAAGACCGCGAAGCTCGGGTACGACATCGGTGCGCGCGACGCCTACCAGCCCGGCGGCGAGATGGTGGTGACCTGCGTCAAGACCCGGCTGGTGCACGCGGCGGTGCGACACCTGCTGCCGCAGTCCCCGCACTGGCCCGCGGTCGCCGACGAGGAGATCCCGATCAGCCAGCGGGACATGATGGTCACCTGGCACAGCCTGCCCACCACCGTGATGCGGAAGATGACCGACTGGAAGATCCCCATCCCGCAGCGCGAATCCGTGGCGTTCCTGCATTCCTGGCAGGTCAGCGCGCACATGCTCGGGATCAAGGACGAATACATCCCGGCGACGTGGCAGGAAGCCAACTCGCAGGCCGACGAGGTGCTGGACCCGATCTTGGCGCCGACGCCGGAGGGCGTCAAGCTGGCGGACATCCTGCTCAACCTCGGGGCCACTGTGGACGGTGGCATCCTCAGCAAGCCCATCCTGGGCGCGGTCACCCGGTTCATGCTCGGCGACCAGATCGCCGGCTGGCTGGACATCGACCGGGAACCGCTCTGGGACTCGCTGCTCGACGTCGCCTGGGAGCCGTTCATCGCCGTGCGCGAAGGACTGCTGCCGTTGCCGCTGGCGCCCAAGGCGTACTGGCTCTTCGACGAGTTCCTGCGCAAGGCGGCGCTGCTGTTCCTGTCCGAAGCCAAGCCGATCAGCATCGAGATCCCGGACACCAACCGTCCTGAGTAG
- a CDS encoding TetR/AcrR family transcriptional regulator — protein sequence MEPALSALLSSGEESLLERAYSDAVGRADEVDEARARILDAAYDQFCRLGIQRSTMEDVARRAGVSRITVYRRFTTKDALVEQVVRREFRRYFDRFLIDIEQAETAADRVVLGFVSSLRAIRGNPLIGGLMEAEPDLLVPSMINDGGRTLGTVRQFVAGQLRHEQRAGTVSSELDADVVAEMMVRISASFLAIPSQVIDLDDDEQLAAVARRFLVPMLEPGD from the coding sequence GTGGAACCTGCGCTGTCCGCCCTGCTGAGCTCGGGCGAGGAGTCGCTGCTCGAACGCGCCTACAGCGACGCCGTGGGGCGGGCGGACGAGGTGGACGAAGCCCGCGCGCGCATCCTCGACGCCGCGTACGACCAGTTCTGCCGGCTGGGCATCCAGCGCTCCACGATGGAGGACGTGGCCCGCCGGGCCGGGGTTTCCCGCATCACCGTCTACCGGCGCTTCACCACGAAGGACGCGCTGGTGGAACAAGTGGTCCGGCGGGAGTTCCGCCGGTACTTCGACCGGTTCCTGATCGACATCGAGCAGGCCGAGACCGCCGCCGACCGGGTGGTGCTCGGGTTCGTCAGCTCGCTGCGCGCGATCCGGGGCAACCCGCTGATCGGCGGGCTGATGGAGGCGGAACCGGACCTGCTGGTGCCGTCGATGATCAACGACGGCGGCCGGACACTGGGCACCGTGCGGCAGTTCGTCGCCGGGCAGCTGCGGCACGAACAGCGGGCGGGCACCGTGTCCAGCGAGCTGGACGCCGACGTCGTCGCCGAGATGATGGTGCGGATCTCCGCGTCGTTCCTGGCCATCCCGAGCCAGGTCATCGACCTCGACGACGACGAACAGCTCGCCGCGGTGGCACGGCGGTTCCTGGTGCCGATGCTGGAGCCGGGCGACTAG
- a CDS encoding class I SAM-dependent methyltransferase — MEHGKHDHAEVLDLDAEVLAEHLAAIVTSLPAETGPRHIVDLGCGTGAGTFLLLKHFPEARVTAVDASAVHLGRLAEKAEAAGVADRVHTVQADLDAPWPDLGTPDLVWASASLHHMTDPGRVLRQVHEMLAPGGLFAVVELADFPRFLPPDAPEDRPGLEDRCHAAMAHRIAELAPHRGADWGPELVAAGFTVESERTITANLPAKHNEAVGRYALAGLSRVRQGAAQSLPAEDLAALDRLLDTSGPHSLLRRDDLAVRAERTVWTARRRA; from the coding sequence ATGGAACACGGAAAACACGACCACGCGGAGGTACTCGACCTGGACGCGGAAGTGCTCGCCGAGCACCTCGCGGCCATCGTCACCTCGCTACCGGCCGAAACCGGGCCCCGGCACATCGTGGACCTGGGCTGCGGGACCGGAGCCGGTACCTTCCTCCTGCTCAAGCACTTCCCCGAAGCGCGGGTGACGGCCGTCGACGCCTCGGCCGTCCACTTGGGACGACTGGCGGAGAAGGCCGAAGCGGCCGGGGTCGCCGACCGCGTGCACACCGTGCAGGCGGACCTGGACGCGCCCTGGCCCGACCTCGGCACACCCGACCTGGTGTGGGCCTCGGCTTCCCTGCACCACATGACCGACCCCGGCCGCGTGCTGCGGCAGGTCCACGAGATGCTCGCGCCCGGCGGGTTGTTCGCCGTGGTGGAACTGGCGGACTTCCCGCGGTTCCTGCCCCCGGACGCCCCGGAGGACCGGCCTGGCCTCGAAGACCGCTGCCACGCTGCGATGGCCCACCGCATCGCCGAGCTCGCGCCCCACCGCGGCGCCGACTGGGGCCCGGAACTGGTGGCCGCCGGGTTCACCGTCGAGAGCGAACGCACCATCACCGCGAATCTGCCGGCCAAGCACAACGAGGCCGTCGGGCGTTACGCGCTCGCGGGCTTGAGCCGCGTGCGCCAGGGCGCCGCCCAGTCGCTGCCCGCCGAGGATCTCGCTGCGCTGGACCGGCTGCTCGACACCAGCGGCCCCCACAGCCTCCTGCGCCGCGACGACCTCGCCGTCCGCGCCGAGCGCACCGTCTGGACCGCACGCCGCCGCGCCTAG
- a CDS encoding helix-turn-helix transcriptional regulator, whose translation MKQDDGGDLDGLVRQRIRALRVAKGWSLEELAARARMGSSTLSRIETGGRRLALDQLVTLARALDTSLDQLVETATDDIISNPTHEAAYGLMRWPVKADPGLTVVRQRMVDPPPENLARMRAHPGREWLVVLSGTAVLLLGDRRLRVETNQAAEFPTMLPHAIGAEGGPCEILGIFDRDARRGHQQGDG comes from the coding sequence GTGAAGCAAGATGACGGCGGCGACCTCGACGGCCTGGTGCGCCAGCGGATCCGTGCGCTGCGGGTGGCCAAGGGCTGGTCTCTGGAGGAACTGGCCGCCCGTGCGCGGATGGGGTCGTCCACGCTCAGCCGCATCGAGACCGGCGGGCGGCGCCTCGCCCTCGACCAGCTCGTCACGCTCGCCCGTGCCCTGGACACCTCGCTCGACCAGCTGGTGGAGACGGCCACGGACGACATCATCAGCAACCCGACGCACGAGGCGGCGTACGGCCTGATGCGCTGGCCCGTCAAGGCGGATCCCGGGCTCACGGTGGTGCGCCAGCGAATGGTCGACCCGCCGCCCGAGAACCTCGCCCGCATGCGCGCCCACCCCGGCCGCGAATGGCTCGTGGTCCTGTCGGGCACCGCCGTGCTGCTGCTGGGCGACCGCCGCCTCCGCGTGGAAACCAACCAGGCGGCGGAATTCCCCACGATGCTGCCGCACGCCATCGGCGCCGAGGGCGGCCCGTGCGAGATCCTCGGCATCTTCGACCGCGACGCCCGCCGCGGTCACCAGCAGGGCGACGGCTGA
- a CDS encoding TetR/AcrR family transcriptional regulator: protein MTDSPDVSSRPWRGVAADERQARRRKQLVDAGFALMGSGGAASVTMRGVCREAKLTERYFYESFPNREALLVAVLEAVAEQARTALLAALAEAADTAALVRQVVAAFTEFVTADPRRGRVLFVESVAAPELANRGAELVGEFTKPIALALRSPVLGAETADDHDLELNAEAVFGALAYLYQAWLAGRVTITRDRFVEHVSQVVEQLAQASSAAVQD from the coding sequence GTGACCGACAGCCCCGACGTCTCGAGCCGCCCGTGGCGCGGGGTGGCCGCGGACGAGCGGCAGGCACGGCGGCGCAAGCAGCTGGTCGACGCCGGGTTCGCGCTGATGGGTTCCGGCGGGGCCGCGTCCGTCACGATGCGCGGGGTGTGCCGCGAAGCCAAGCTCACCGAGCGGTACTTCTACGAGAGCTTCCCCAACCGCGAGGCCCTGCTGGTGGCCGTGCTCGAAGCGGTGGCCGAGCAGGCACGGACCGCGCTGCTGGCGGCGCTGGCCGAGGCGGCGGACACGGCCGCGCTGGTCCGGCAGGTGGTGGCCGCGTTCACCGAGTTCGTCACCGCCGACCCGCGCCGGGGCCGCGTGCTGTTCGTGGAGTCGGTGGCCGCACCCGAACTGGCGAACCGCGGCGCCGAACTGGTCGGCGAGTTCACCAAGCCGATCGCGCTGGCCCTGCGCAGTCCCGTCCTCGGCGCGGAGACCGCCGACGACCACGACCTGGAGCTGAACGCCGAAGCGGTGTTCGGCGCGCTGGCCTACCTCTACCAGGCCTGGCTCGCCGGCCGGGTCACCATCACCCGCGACCGCTTCGTGGAGCACGTTTCCCAGGTCGTCGAGCAGCTGGCCCAGGCGAGTTCCGCCGCCGTCCAGGACTGA